One window of Catonella massiliensis genomic DNA carries:
- a CDS encoding RNA polymerase sigma factor, whose amino-acid sequence MIRDAEVFTRLYSEVAKDLYRLALYFLKNKEDAEDIVSETVLDAYRQIESLRDDSLFRNWIVKILTNKCRMKLKEYALSKEEVSDNVTELSDERTKREAYNAEFNSLELKEMLMELENEERFIICLSVFEGYKGDEIARILGLNPATVRSKKQRALAKLKVLIKE is encoded by the coding sequence ATGATTAGAGATGCTGAGGTATTTACGAGGCTGTATTCTGAGGTGGCAAAGGACCTGTACAGACTCGCACTGTATTTTCTAAAGAATAAAGAAGACGCGGAAGATATAGTGAGCGAAACTGTACTAGATGCCTACCGACAGATAGAAAGCCTTAGAGATGACAGCCTGTTTAGGAATTGGATAGTAAAAATTCTAACCAATAAATGCAGGATGAAGCTTAAGGAATATGCTCTCTCTAAGGAGGAGGTCAGCGATAATGTAACTGAGCTTTCGGATGAGAGGACAAAGAGAGAAGCTTATAATGCAGAGTTTAACAGCCTTGAGCTAAAAGAAATGCTTATGGAACTTGAAAATGAAGAGAGATTCATCATCTGCCTGTCGGTATTTGAGGGGTACAAGGGGGATGAGATAGCAAGGATACTAGGGCTAAATCCTGCTACGGTCAGGTCAAAAAAGCAAAGAGCACTAGCGAAGCTTAAAGTGTTAATAAAAGAGTAA
- a CDS encoding HTH domain-containing protein, whose protein sequence is MDLMERRGSGLRKILESYEHEHKYKKELKPEFISTQSSFVVILKNLNYDLGNEPQKNSKQDKFEKLKEIIVYEPHVTMAKISKMLGVSEATIKRDISQLRKMGEIEYVGSSRMGIS, encoded by the coding sequence ATGGATTTAATGGAGAGAAGAGGGAGTGGTCTTAGAAAGATTTTAGAGAGCTACGAGCATGAACATAAATATAAAAAGGAGCTAAAGCCTGAATTTATATCAACACAGAGTTCATTTGTAGTAATTTTAAAAAATTTAAATTATGATTTAGGAAATGAGCCTCAAAAAAATTCAAAACAAGATAAGTTTGAAAAACTTAAAGAGATTATTGTATATGAGCCTCATGTCACTATGGCTAAAATCTCAAAAATGCTAGGTGTTTCTGAAGCAACCATAAAGCGCGATATTTCTCAGTTGAGAAAAATGGGTGAGATTGAATATGTAGGTAGTTCAAGGATGGGAATCTCCTAG
- a CDS encoding AbrB/MazE/SpoVT family DNA-binding domain-containing protein has translation MELAKVTSKGQVTIPIEIRKKLGVKNGDKILFVEEAGRIYMLNSSMDALREAQKEFFGEAERVGLKDDDDIMKMIKELREESWAK, from the coding sequence ATGGAATTAGCAAAAGTTACTTCGAAAGGTCAAGTCACAATTCCAATTGAGATACGCAAAAAACTAGGAGTTAAAAATGGAGATAAAATCCTATTTGTAGAGGAAGCGGGAAGAATATATATGCTCAATTCCTCAATGGATGCTTTACGCGAAGCTCAAAAAGAATTTTTCGGTGAAGCAGAAAGAGTGGGTCTAAAAGATGATGATGACATAATGAAGATGATAAAAGAACTTAGAGAAGAAAGTTGGGCAAAGTAA
- a CDS encoding putative toxin-antitoxin system toxin component, PIN family gives MLDTNVLLSALLFPNTKMNSIMNYIFTHHQLILSSYVVDELKQVIKRKFPSKEKAINKLLMLMSFEYVYTPNELENDLFYIRDIKDYPVLYTAIIEDIDILITGDKDFSDINIHKPEIMSPSQFMENFL, from the coding sequence ATGTTGGATACCAATGTCTTACTTTCTGCTCTTCTTTTCCCAAACACTAAAATGAACTCAATTATGAACTACATATTTACGCATCATCAGCTTATCTTGTCTTCATATGTGGTAGATGAATTAAAACAAGTAATTAAAAGAAAATTTCCATCAAAAGAAAAAGCCATCAACAAATTACTTATGTTAATGAGCTTTGAATATGTTTATACTCCAAACGAGTTAGAAAATGATTTGTTTTATATCAGAGACATAAAAGATTATCCTGTATTATATACTGCTATCATTGAAGATATAGATATCCTAATAACAGGAGACAAGGATTTCTCTGATATTAATATACATAAACCTGAAATAATGTCACCATCTCAGTTTATGGAAAACTTCTTATAA